DNA sequence from the Antedon mediterranea chromosome 7, ecAntMedi1.1, whole genome shotgun sequence genome:
caattatatactgtactattgcAAAAACCTCAGTTTAGTTTTCTCAACCACAATGAGAAAAAACATagtttttataaaatacattaaaattacaacaaaaattaaaaggTAATTTAAACAggtttcaattaaaaaattttcGAGTTTGGATTCTTAAATTCTGAAATATCAAGAAATCTAATCAAACCATTTTTATtggaattaaaaatatatatttttcaattctCAGAAGTTAAGAATTATTGAAAGGAATGACATTTTGAGATTAAATCAAAATGTCGTgattaaagatatttttttatgaaggtactttaattaatattttataatgttagattttgtataaataattaataaaatgcaTATAATAGAAGTAATCAGAATCAATATAGATCGGTTCACGGTATGTTACATAAATgggtcaaatatggtatttgCAATGCACAGTTAGACAGTAAAATGAATGATGATCTCATTGGGAGATTGGTTAATGCCATCATGGATGCATGCTACAGCAAGCTAGGGATTCATTTCAAGGGTGCTTAGCTTAGTGGGAAAAAATATTAGACAATGCATGATGAGAAAATATCGGTTTTTACTATTTATTGAAGACATGTTTCTTTTCTCTTACGCACGTCCAGGACATTCAACGAAGAATGCagatctgttttttttttttttattataaattttttcGATTGAAATTGTACAAAGAACACAAAGCAATAGAGCATAACCAACAAGTGTAAAATCACAAACCAATAATGTGATAAGAATTGGTGCGGTTAAGAAAGCTATCACAACATGGACTGGTTTGTGAGTGTATGCAACACGTTGGTTTGTGCTATTATTTTGTGACTTATTACCTGTTCGAAAACCTATTATCATTTCACAGTACTGTATACGGTACTACAAGTCCTAATAATTGGATTATGATACAATTTACAGTAGCACTCCTATgtaaggccaactcagacagcttGTCAggaaaaaattaaacatgtttaaagttctcgCTACAAGCTAAAACTTCCGACGCTATCTCAAGACTACTCGTCTCGTCGTatgacgctgtctgagttggcctttaggAACACCATTTGGACACAACCAAGTTCCCCCTTTAACCTTAAAAGGGGTCTCCCAAAGGAGGGGCGCTACTGTATTacgtaatatatatttatatcatcatatcattcattcattatacatttaaacatgacaataatataaatttctTGAAGGGTATAATTATTACTTCAGAATGAAATAGACACTAGAATAATTGTACAGTACTTGTTTTAAAAAGTCACATCATTGCTTTGTGTTTTCCAGTAATAAATGTAAAACCATGCTACtattaataaaaagtaaatcaaTTGATAATTGATAGTACGCTATTCCTATAATCTATTTTGCTCATTAGACAATTCTCATGAAATCAAATCATCAATTCATTTGAAACCGAGTGAtattcatttttcaatatttcaatAGATTATTCTTATGTAGATAAATGTGTATGAGTTAATGGAAAGAAACGATACCCAATAAATCATGCTATATATAGAAATTATCCAAATCTGGGATTTAAGTAGTGTAGAGATATTCAAAGCAAATGGTTGTAATACGGTATGTAGAAATATGTGCATAGCCTTGCTGGAATTATCGAGTTTGctataggtcaaaggtcatttcaaatgtattttaagtCTTTACAATTTAAGATATATTCCCTAACTAATGACCAATTCTTCACTAAAAGgtgtattgtattttgtttaatgtGACATTTTAATATCCCATAATTTAGTTacccactttgaccaaaaattggatcgaaaaaatttatttacctgaaaaaactgtaatttaaatcaaaaaatagtcaaattggctgccagccaatggatttttggttgcatttattttgtcattttataagtgaaaacattattttcttaccatttttttttctacataagtgattaacttgattaaaactacaaaataatctattcaaagtcagATTTaatcaatcttcatttttcatgtttttcggggacaatacacctttaaGTCTCTAATCATGGACCATTTGTTGTcagtaatatacagtacataccaTGATATCAGGATAATATGTAATAACATTctacaaaacaataaaagaacAAGGGATTGTATTCCATTACCTGACGATACATGTTTAAAGCCTGTTAGGTTAAAGGTACACATTCTATTGATTGGATACTCTGTTTCCTTTTGCAGACATTAAAGACCAATACAGAAGCCAAAGATGATAGTAGGAAACATCGAAGTCACACGGCAGTGAGTATAACATCACTAACAACAATCACATCAATCATATCCCTTTTTCTATCTACCTAGCTTTGTACAGATAATTTCCATATTCCTTTCTGAACTATATACAAGTTATACTTCAAATCCCCTATACATAATAAATGGCATAATCTATGAACCCCTCACAAACACTCTCACAAAGTCTTCTTTGTTGAACAAGGCGCTTTCATTGATAAGCGGGccgtttaaaaaatgttgattttaataaaaatgtaatatattgtagatgatataaataataataaataaccaataaaaagtctAAATGAAGAAATAAGACATGTTCTGAGTAATGGGTTTATCACCCTGCTGTTTTTAGAATGTTAGTATAAGTACCGTAAtcactttttttaaagtatgtTTATCTTTAATTTCCTTTTTTGGTAAATCTACCAAAAATTTACTTATCTAAATTCATCTGCTTTTCGTGTACCTTGACCTAGCATTTCGGTTTAAAGGATTATATAATCGCTGAGAACTCAACATATACAGCTTAAAATCACATCTGTTGTTGACAATCACAGATGTTCAACATTAACATAATGTAACTGTTACCATTTCAGCGAAAACATAAACACAGCAGCAGTCATCATCATCGCCATCATACTCACCATCGCAGCGAGCAACGTAAAGACCGTGCACTCGCAAAAGACGGCAATCAGAACGTTGAAGAGGTTACCGTTTCCACGACACCGAGGACAAGGCGGCGCTCTGAATACCAAGACAGGTatggttattttatttacagtaaaaatcTTTTTTGGACCAAACAAAGTCCCTCGCAGgtgttggctgtagtgttaaaacatatattagttgtagtttattttaagaaattgtCCCTGTACTGTAATAAAGTGGTCCCCTGTAATGTACATATTTTCACAGTTtcataacaaattataattttaggtCATCAAAAGAAGTATTATCCCTAAGGCAGGACATAAGCAAATTTGCTAAAGATGTTCCGACACCAGACACGAGCAAGGTGGGTCACGAAAGACAAGAGGTCACCAAAAAAACTAAGGAACCTCAAGTACAGCATGCGGTACTAAGCGTCAGTACTTCAGCTCCGGTTGAGTATGCCGTGCTTCAACCCCCTAACGACCTTATTCAAGATGGAAGAAATGATTACGTATCTCCGGAAGATATGCGCAACGTGTCGCAACAAATTATGGACTTGCAAAGAAATCGTGTTTCTGGAGAAGTTGTTCCTGCAGTGTTGATGCATGAAAGACGCGACAGTGATTACGGACATCAGTATCCATCCAGCTGGTCATCATCACACAAACCTTACATGTCTCCGATGGAGTCTCCTAGCCCTATTCATCTTTACTCTGATAGCGTAGGTTCCTCGCAACAATCGTTACCTCATTCGTATTTACGATCGGAGAGTGCAGCTTCACACATTTCACAGCACTCCATATCATCCCAAGATGCGTACCATACTCGTTCTGAAAGTGGGCTATCTCTAGGATCTCAACATTCGTTAGAGAGCCCAATGGATTCAAGCGTATTCGCACCGACTCCTTCCCCgagttttaaacaatttgagcGTCAGCTTTCAGCACAGTCTCAGTCCTCTCAACAAGCATTCTCATTTTCTCAGGAAAAATCTTTAAATCGTTTGTCACAGGAAGGACCAAGAGGATCAAAAACTTCATTAAACCGCCTGTCGCAGGAAGGTCCAAAGGTGCCACCAACAAAGGGAAGCAGTCCAAAAACAGTTCAATCGCCTCAACCTAAGAAAAGACCACATCCACGTATGGGTATTCTTGCCACTAGGCATCAAAGTAGTGTTAAAACAGGGTCACAGCCACGTCAATCTGGACATATAGGAAGAGAGACTGGACCACCAACACAACCAAAGATACATCTCTACGACACTGTACAACCTTTGGCTCCAAAGACATCTTCACCAAGGTATTCAGGGGATATGAGTCAGCAACCTGAAGGTGTTGCTAATATTCCACTAATTCATGACCAGCAGACATTGCCATTTCAGGAAACCAAACAGCAGAGGGTGGCTAGTCAAGAATTAAAACAATCAAAAGCAGACAAtaaggaaaataaaaaaaaggctGTTAATATATCACGGGAAAGAGTAGATATTCAAAAGCCTGAATCTGTCGAAGAACTTGTTGAACAAATGAACACTTACCTAGAACAAGAGGCCATGAGTGGCATAGCAATAACTCAAAGTTTGGATCatcaaaaagaaaataaatttagacaCCAACATTCCGATAGTCAACTTTCCAAAATATCTCATTCCTCACAACATTCTGGTCTGTCTTTAAGTTCCAACTTATCAGATTCCGTTTTACCTTCTTCAAGGAAATTATCAGGATCACATAGCTCGTTTATGGATTCACCAGCAAGCATTCACTCTTCCGAAGGGCAGCTGAGTCAGAGCCAAAGTATAGAACATAGTCGGCACGAGCAAGGCCCGATTTATGAAAATGTTGAATTTCAAGAACAGAAGCAGATCGAAAAAGAACAATTGAAAAAGTTAAGAGAGCTTGATATGCGAGATTCGGAAAAGCCGTTTAAATACCCAGAGCGTGGAAGTAGTAAACTTCGACCTAGATCGAGAACGCCCTCACCGGCAATCTTCTTAAACGGCAGCCGCGAAGTTAAAAATGGTTTAGTGGATATTGAAGACAGTAGAGGCTCAGATAATAAGCTTGATTCAACCGCAGAGACACTAGAGCCAGGTACATTGATATCTTATCCTTTCTTCCATCAGTTTATGAAAGCCTCCATTCATAAGTCTATAATTAAGCATTGCCCAGATAGGATTTTGTCATTGTTGTAAAGTGTGGTACCCAAAATGATAGTACACATTTCATTGTACTTTACATAATTTCATTGTAATATGTTCAGCATCTGTCTTGTGTTGGACAAACCAATTTTGATCCATGATGTGACAAACATTTTGTGCAGGCATAATCttttaaaacatctttttttccCCAACAGTCTCACCAGATGCCGTCTCAGAGACATCAGCATTCATGTACGAGAGTGACCAAGCATCTCCAGCAACATCACCAACTCTTTCCACGCATCATCAAGATGGCATTGGTATCTTGACATCCGAGACGGTCCATGCGTCCCTAAGACGTACCAGACGACCAGAAAACACGAATGGGAACAAGTCATTTGACAACTCGGAACGCTCGGTAGGGCAACAACGGCCATCGTCGATGGTCATAGCTCTTAGCAGTAGTCCAACAACAGACAGGTGGAAGGTGGGTTTCTTTTCTCTGGTGATGTTATTCTTATGGTTGTGCTACTTATTTATAATTCATAAGcatacaaatttattattatgtatacacAGCAGTaaccaatttctttttttttttttttttttttttttttttaacaaccatatttaatgagggtgatccatccagctattgctgatcattagggaccctcagaggttcacaagacaaacatatacacaagatgctctacataaacaaagtcttattacaagtctttgggagtggagtaatttggtccttagaaaaaaatcctgacatgtgacgggacttgaacccttggagtggtagccaagcatcataaccaccaagccacaactccactcaaaTGAATCAtgaagctctgtatacactatcaaacttcataaGCATTTCTTCTACAAATTTACAGTACagtcagtggtggcgccagcgggggggctacgggggctctagccccctcgtcggggagcctagcccccccccactttttgtcggggaatataatatacagtaaaaaatgttcgcgttcacttcatatagcttcagcgccttagaaaaccacgacgttccattgaccgtgagagtacgtcagagggctattatgcacttttatgcattcatttattgccagcgatctaacttactactaaacattagctaggtacgcacttgtctggcggtatccctttgtacgaatcgttcaacgttgggtcgacaCGCttacgcgtgatatcaagttccatccagggaccaaaatgtgtaatgtagttattttccaggcgaagtttaccggcggttaccgaagggaacacgggtactttttgtcggggaatataatatacagtaaaaagcgttcgcgttcacttcgtagctagcttcagcgcctagaaaaccgcgacgtttcattgaccgtgagagtacgtcagagtgatattatgcactttatatgcattcattattgccagcgatctaacttactactaaacaatagctaggttcgcacttgtctgtcggtatccctttgtacgaatcgttcaacgttgggtcgagacgcgtgatatcatgttccatccagggaccaaaatgtgtactgtagttattttccaggcgaagtttactgacggttacgtcgtgtactgcgtcgacgtacgctacactacagcagcaaaaacgaattatgttaattgtccgtatgttcaccaatttttttaatttacaagtaaccttctctgtaccgtggggcacctaaaataaatttttcatccattactaaacaaaaaaacatgccattttcgcttagccaacatcttattatagctaagttattacattttcaatgtcctgtatgtcatgaatttctcaccactcggaagtccagatggtacgcacgcatacatttgggaggaataaacttatttccccgactgaaaaaggtctacgcttgcgttttttaagcctctaggcctgatgtttccaaagtataaaatgcaattttttgaagacctgcagctctagttttaaacagtttcttagctcagccccaacaataaagctggtcatatttcgaagtacaagaagtgcattttccgggacctaacatctctatttttcaaacatttcttagctcagtcacaaccatgatagggacttatatattttgtttcatgttttgaagtataataagtccaatttccgggacctccaactctatttttctaaattttctctgaacttttattttttaaattgaaaaatatggattgaaacagtcatcgcgcatcgtttttttgcacgcagtattttatttatgcattataaaaaatggaaaaaatggctaccctaaatctgattaaaatgacctcaaatgacgctagaacgcgttgcttacgggggcttcgccccctggacccccaccgggggcccttggcggccccctggcccccagcctagtgatgctcgcttcgctcgcatagccccctcgtcggggaatgtagcccccgcgtcgggaagatcctggcgccacccctgagtacagtattattatttgtacacaGTAGTAACCAGTGAATCATGTTTtgtataaagctttgtctacactcaaattttatgtgacaacaaaaaatgtgatgtgcccatatatggacatgatgatgtcatatcactaccatatttgggcacatcactaccatatttgggcacatcacacttttgtcagTCTGATAgctagacagagcttaatacgaCAAAAATTTACTTTACAAGGAATATTCTGATGCCGTTTCTTCCAGTAGTGAGTATACAGACATCCCTATATAgattacaaatatatttatgttgTATCTATCTACAATGTATTGCGAATTGGAAGggttatatatacatattactgTCATTTAGCAACGTTTAGCATTATAAAATTCTTCAATAAGATCAATCATAATAAGCCTATAGCTTgtgaattatttataaatgtaagcACAACCATTgcatgttttactctatttctacttttgcatgtAAATCAGCAGTATCAGAAGGAGGAGAAAATATGAATGCTGACCTCTATTGCCTCTATTTCTTGTGCATAGTATTCTGTAGGTTGTAACTGCAGAATATATAAGGAAATTAAAAGTCtgaagctctgtcaacactatcaaactagtttgacaaaaaagtgtgatatgcccaaatatggtggtaatgatatacccaaatatggtagtgatatgacaccatcatgtctatatatgggcacatcacaattttttagtcacagaaagtttgatagtggtTGAGACAACTCTTTCAGGATACCTCACCCTGAAGCAAACAATAATGATATGCAGCTGGTATATCTTGTCATGCCTTCTTCCCACACACAAGTTCAATTCTTTTCAATTTCgccatatttctttttttatagtttttactTGGCAAAAATATTGCTTGCTTTATGTTTTGTCCGTTTGTTTGCATATAAGTCCACTCCACGTTATTGTCATGAATTTTCACAAATAGGTATATACCAAAAACAAACCATTTTCAGGTAATTGGTGACATCACAAAAGCTTACTCACTTATTTATCTTTAGTAGGCCTggcttgaaatatttaaaaaaatacagtagcaTGCCCTCTGTCATTCTCTGATTCATTCTTTTTTCCAAGTATTTTTTCTCAATTTCGGAGTACTTAATTTATCAACAGCTCGGAATTTGACTTTACTACATTCATTGCATTGTTGCGCCATGAGCATCTAATTTGT
Encoded proteins:
- the LOC140054350 gene encoding uncharacterized protein isoform X1, translating into MEEKVEWVEIIEPKTKEHMYANLKTGECVWDAPSNVKVKRTDDNQWWELFDNKMQRFYYYNATTQKTVWRKPAHSDIIPLAKLQKSPNSSRRQRKTLKTNTEAKDDSRKHRSHTARKHKHSSSHHHRHHTHHRSEQRKDRALAKDGNQNVEEVTVSTTPRTRRRSEYQDRSSKEVLSLRQDISKFAKDVPTPDTSKVGHERQEVTKKTKEPQVQHAVLSVSTSAPVEYAVLQPPNDLIQDGRNDYVSPEDMRNVSQQIMDLQRNRVSGEVVPAVLMHERRDSDYGHQYPSSWSSSHKPYMSPMESPSPIHLYSDSVGSSQQSLPHSYLRSESAASHISQHSISSQDAYHTRSESGLSLGSQHSLESPMDSSVFAPTPSPSFKQFERQLSAQSQSSQQAFSFSQEKSLNRLSQEGPRGSKTSLNRLSQEGPKVPPTKGSSPKTVQSPQPKKRPHPRMGILATRHQSSVKTGSQPRQSGHIGRETGPPTQPKIHLYDTVQPLAPKTSSPRYSGDMSQQPEGVANIPLIHDQQTLPFQETKQQRVASQELKQSKADNKENKKKAVNISRERVDIQKPESVEELVEQMNTYLEQEAMSGIAITQSLDHQKENKFRHQHSDSQLSKISHSSQHSGLSLSSNLSDSVLPSSRKLSGSHSSFMDSPASIHSSEGQLSQSQSIEHSRHEQGPIYENVEFQEQKQIEKEQLKKLRELDMRDSEKPFKYPERGSSKLRPRSRTPSPAIFLNGSREVKNGLVDIEDSRGSDNKLDSTAETLEPVSPDAVSETSAFMYESDQASPATSPTLSTHHQDGIGILTSETVHASLRRTRRPENTNGNKSFDNSERSVGQQRPSSMVIALSSSPTTDRWKTKHGTIPTNMQTSSSLVIANKTKKPTASETELEKYAVENLNKHKKGIFRKPVSLAHMLSWTKEPIKKPMLMTRDKEVKREALESFKLIQCYMSDKKLKGFTRETSILELTTRGWKKPKLRDEIFIQLCKQTTDNRRDDSLMKGWEIIAVCLSIFPPTTRFYSYLEGYLYKHLDGNFDTRKVEVSRYASYSMRKLERVLQAGARKGNKKITTEEIELAKRSVFHPSMFGSMLDEVMELQKDRFPDSKIPWVVKTLSNEVIKLGGEKTEGIFRIPGDIDEVNALKVQCDTWMEPSCKDPNVPASLLKLWYRELYEPLIPFELYDRCIECKGTKEALHIVSELPEINRLVLNYFIRFLQKFVREEIVTETKMDENNLAMVMAPNCLRCDSDDPTVIFENARKEMAFVRTLIRELDTSGAAEDFK
- the LOC140054350 gene encoding uncharacterized protein isoform X2 yields the protein MFLSTFELFIVIVHLLFFASKMVKPRYNKKKRTDDNQWWELFDNKMQRFYYYNATTQKTVWRKPAHSDIIPLAKLQKSPNSSRRQRKTLKTNTEAKDDSRKHRSHTARKHKHSSSHHHRHHTHHRSEQRKDRALAKDGNQNVEEVTVSTTPRTRRRSEYQDRSSKEVLSLRQDISKFAKDVPTPDTSKVGHERQEVTKKTKEPQVQHAVLSVSTSAPVEYAVLQPPNDLIQDGRNDYVSPEDMRNVSQQIMDLQRNRVSGEVVPAVLMHERRDSDYGHQYPSSWSSSHKPYMSPMESPSPIHLYSDSVGSSQQSLPHSYLRSESAASHISQHSISSQDAYHTRSESGLSLGSQHSLESPMDSSVFAPTPSPSFKQFERQLSAQSQSSQQAFSFSQEKSLNRLSQEGPRGSKTSLNRLSQEGPKVPPTKGSSPKTVQSPQPKKRPHPRMGILATRHQSSVKTGSQPRQSGHIGRETGPPTQPKIHLYDTVQPLAPKTSSPRYSGDMSQQPEGVANIPLIHDQQTLPFQETKQQRVASQELKQSKADNKENKKKAVNISRERVDIQKPESVEELVEQMNTYLEQEAMSGIAITQSLDHQKENKFRHQHSDSQLSKISHSSQHSGLSLSSNLSDSVLPSSRKLSGSHSSFMDSPASIHSSEGQLSQSQSIEHSRHEQGPIYENVEFQEQKQIEKEQLKKLRELDMRDSEKPFKYPERGSSKLRPRSRTPSPAIFLNGSREVKNGLVDIEDSRGSDNKLDSTAETLEPVSPDAVSETSAFMYESDQASPATSPTLSTHHQDGIGILTSETVHASLRRTRRPENTNGNKSFDNSERSVGQQRPSSMVIALSSSPTTDRWKTKHGTIPTNMQTSSSLVIANKTKKPTASETELEKYAVENLNKHKKGIFRKPVSLAHMLSWTKEPIKKPMLMTRDKEVKREALESFKLIQCYMSDKKLKGFTRETSILELTTRGWKKPKLRDEIFIQLCKQTTDNRRDDSLMKGWEIIAVCLSIFPPTTRFYSYLEGYLYKHLDGNFDTRKVEVSRYASYSMRKLERVLQAGARKGNKKITTEEIELAKRSVFHPSMFGSMLDEVMELQKDRFPDSKIPWVVKTLSNEVIKLGGEKTEGIFRIPGDIDEVNALKVQCDTWMEPSCKDPNVPASLLKLWYRELYEPLIPFELYDRCIECKGTKEALHIVSELPEINRLVLNYFIRFLQKFVREEIVTETKMDENNLAMVMAPNCLRCDSDDPTVIFENARKEMAFVRTLIRELDTSGAAEDFK
- the LOC140054350 gene encoding uncharacterized protein isoform X4, with translation MEEKVEWVEIIEPKTKEHMYANLKTGECVWDAPSNVKVKRTDDNQWWELFDNKMQRFYYYNATTQKTVWRKPAHSDIIPLAKLQKSPNSSRRQRKTLKTNTEAKDDSRKHRSHTARKHKHSSSHHHRHHTHHRSEQRKDRALAKDGNQNVEEVTVSTTPRTRRRSEYQDRSSKEVLSLRQDISKFAKDVPTPDTSKVGHERQEVTKKTKEPQVQHAVLSVSTSAPVEYAVLQPPNDLIQDGRNDYVSPEDMRNVSQQIMDLQRNRVSGEVVPAVLMHERRDSDYGHQYPSSWSSSHKPYMSPMESPSPIHLYSDSVGSSQQSLPHSYLRSESAASHISQHSISSQDAYHTRSESGLSLGSQHSLESPMDSSVFAPTPSPSFKQFERQLSAQSQSSQQAFSFSQEKSLNRLSQEGPRGSKTSLNRLSQEGPKVPPTKGSSPKTVQSPQPKKRPHPRMGILATRHQSSVKTGSQPRQSGHIGRETGPPTQPKIHLYDTVQPLAPKTSSPRYSGDMSQQPEGVANIPLIHDQQTLPFQETKQQRVASQELKQSKADNKENKKKAVNISRERVDIQKPESVEELVEQMNTYLEQEAMSGIAITQSLDHQKENKFRHQHSDSQLSKISHSSQHSGLSLSSNLSDSVLPSSRKLSGSHSSFMDSPASIHSSEGQLSQSQSIEHSRHEQGPIYENVEFQEQKQIEKEQLKKLRELDMRDSEKPFKYPERGSSKLRPRSRTPSPAIFLNGSREVKNGLVDIEDSRGSDNKLDSTAETLEPVSPDAVSETSAFMYESDQASPATSPTLSTHHQDGIGILTSETVHASLRRTRRPENTNGNKSFDNSERSTKHGTIPTNMQTSSSLVIANKTKKPTASETELEKYAVENLNKHKKGIFRKPVSLAHMLSWTKEPIKKPMLMTRDKEVKREALESFKLIQCYMSDKKLKGFTRETSILELTTRGWKKPKLRDEIFIQLCKQTTDNRRDDSLMKGWEIIAVCLSIFPPTTRFYSYLEGYLYKHLDGNFDTRKVEVSRYASYSMRKLERVLQAGARKGNKKITTEEIELAKRSVFHPSMFGSMLDEVMELQKDRFPDSKIPWVVKTLSNEVIKLGGEKTEGIFRIPGDIDEVNALKVQCDTWMEPSCKDPNVPASLLKLWYRELYEPLIPFELYDRCIECKGTKEALHIVSELPEINRLVLNYFIRFLQKFVREEIVTETKMDENNLAMVMAPNCLRCDSDDPTVIFENARKEMAFVRTLIRELDTSGAAEDFK
- the LOC140054350 gene encoding uncharacterized protein isoform X3 — its product is MEEKVEWVEIIEPKTKEHMYANLKTGECVWDAPSNVKVKRTDDNQWWELFDNKMQRFYYYNATTQKTVWRKPAHSDIIPLAKLQTLKTNTEAKDDSRKHRSHTARKHKHSSSHHHRHHTHHRSEQRKDRALAKDGNQNVEEVTVSTTPRTRRRSEYQDRSSKEVLSLRQDISKFAKDVPTPDTSKVGHERQEVTKKTKEPQVQHAVLSVSTSAPVEYAVLQPPNDLIQDGRNDYVSPEDMRNVSQQIMDLQRNRVSGEVVPAVLMHERRDSDYGHQYPSSWSSSHKPYMSPMESPSPIHLYSDSVGSSQQSLPHSYLRSESAASHISQHSISSQDAYHTRSESGLSLGSQHSLESPMDSSVFAPTPSPSFKQFERQLSAQSQSSQQAFSFSQEKSLNRLSQEGPRGSKTSLNRLSQEGPKVPPTKGSSPKTVQSPQPKKRPHPRMGILATRHQSSVKTGSQPRQSGHIGRETGPPTQPKIHLYDTVQPLAPKTSSPRYSGDMSQQPEGVANIPLIHDQQTLPFQETKQQRVASQELKQSKADNKENKKKAVNISRERVDIQKPESVEELVEQMNTYLEQEAMSGIAITQSLDHQKENKFRHQHSDSQLSKISHSSQHSGLSLSSNLSDSVLPSSRKLSGSHSSFMDSPASIHSSEGQLSQSQSIEHSRHEQGPIYENVEFQEQKQIEKEQLKKLRELDMRDSEKPFKYPERGSSKLRPRSRTPSPAIFLNGSREVKNGLVDIEDSRGSDNKLDSTAETLEPVSPDAVSETSAFMYESDQASPATSPTLSTHHQDGIGILTSETVHASLRRTRRPENTNGNKSFDNSERSVGQQRPSSMVIALSSSPTTDRWKTKHGTIPTNMQTSSSLVIANKTKKPTASETELEKYAVENLNKHKKGIFRKPVSLAHMLSWTKEPIKKPMLMTRDKEVKREALESFKLIQCYMSDKKLKGFTRETSILELTTRGWKKPKLRDEIFIQLCKQTTDNRRDDSLMKGWEIIAVCLSIFPPTTRFYSYLEGYLYKHLDGNFDTRKVEVSRYASYSMRKLERVLQAGARKGNKKITTEEIELAKRSVFHPSMFGSMLDEVMELQKDRFPDSKIPWVVKTLSNEVIKLGGEKTEGIFRIPGDIDEVNALKVQCDTWMEPSCKDPNVPASLLKLWYRELYEPLIPFELYDRCIECKGTKEALHIVSELPEINRLVLNYFIRFLQKFVREEIVTETKMDENNLAMVMAPNCLRCDSDDPTVIFENARKEMAFVRTLIRELDTSGAAEDFK